In Sulfitobacter sp. W027, a single window of DNA contains:
- a CDS encoding acyl-CoA dehydrogenase family protein yields MDLSYTDEERAFREEVRQFLAEKLPKELSEKVRRGRELTKDDHERWHAILNDQGWLATNWPKEFGGAAWNAVQRHIFEEEAAAHHAPRIVPFGLSMLAPVLQKFGSKEQQDYWLPRILSGEDWWCQGYSEPGAGSDLASLKTTAVKDGDHYIVNGQKTWTTLGQHANMIFCLVRTDKDVKQQEGISFLLIDMDTPGITVRPIILLDGGAEVNEVFFDDVKVPAENLVGEENKGWTYAKYLLTHERTNIAGVGFSQAGLAAVKRIAKSEMAGGRPLIENPHFAARVAQAEIDLMAMATTNLRIISKAAAGQAPGVESSMLKVKGTIIRQEINDLARRAAGVYAMPFASEAVAGSNDALPDPNEAGPVAAQYFNNRKLSIFGGSNEIQRQIIAKTTLGGAK; encoded by the coding sequence ATGGACCTGAGCTATACAGACGAAGAACGCGCCTTCCGCGAGGAGGTGCGTCAATTCCTCGCCGAGAAACTGCCCAAGGAACTCTCCGAGAAGGTGCGCCGCGGGCGAGAGCTGACGAAGGACGATCACGAACGCTGGCACGCCATCCTGAACGATCAAGGCTGGCTGGCCACCAACTGGCCCAAGGAATTCGGCGGGGCCGCGTGGAATGCCGTGCAGCGCCATATTTTCGAGGAAGAGGCCGCCGCCCATCACGCGCCGCGCATCGTGCCCTTTGGTCTCTCGATGCTGGCGCCCGTCTTGCAGAAGTTCGGCTCGAAGGAGCAGCAGGACTACTGGTTACCGCGCATCCTCTCGGGTGAAGACTGGTGGTGTCAGGGCTATTCCGAGCCGGGCGCCGGGTCGGATCTGGCCTCGTTGAAGACCACCGCGGTCAAGGATGGCGACCACTACATCGTCAACGGCCAGAAGACATGGACCACCCTCGGCCAGCACGCCAACATGATCTTCTGTTTGGTGCGCACCGATAAAGACGTGAAGCAGCAGGAAGGGATTTCCTTCCTCTTGATCGACATGGACACCCCCGGCATCACCGTGCGCCCGATCATCCTTTTGGATGGCGGCGCTGAGGTGAACGAGGTGTTCTTTGATGATGTCAAAGTCCCTGCCGAGAACCTCGTTGGCGAAGAGAACAAGGGCTGGACCTACGCCAAGTATCTCCTGACCCACGAGCGCACCAACATCGCGGGCGTGGGCTTCTCCCAAGCCGGTCTGGCGGCGGTGAAACGCATCGCCAAATCCGAAATGGCCGGGGGCCGCCCGCTGATCGAGAATCCGCATTTCGCCGCTCGTGTGGCGCAGGCAGAGATTGATCTGATGGCGATGGCCACGACCAACCTGCGCATCATCTCCAAGGCCGCCGCAGGGCAGGCACCGGGGGTGGAAAGCTCCATGCTCAAGGTTAAAGGCACGATTATTCGTCAGGAAATCAACGATCTGGCGCGCCGTGCGGCTGGCGTCTATGCGATGCCCTTCGCCTCGGAAGCGGTCGCGGGCAGCAACGATGCGCTGCCTGACCCGAATGAGGCCGGCCCGGTGGCCGCGCAGTATTTCAACAACCGTAAGCTGTCGATCTTTGGCGGCTCTAACGAAATCCAGCGGCAGATCATCGCCAAGACAACGCTGGGAGGTGCAAAATGA
- a CDS encoding TRAP transporter small permease: protein MLVNLEKILLSLGALAVIALGVLITSNVIARALFASQVPDSVTMVRELMVAAILLPLAAATAARAHVSVAFVTDRFPDRARSVLIVAGSAIGMLALAPLIYSGGREFFAVVEKGSFFYGDLNLPKWPGRLLFLVGMIATFLRLAELTWRDGRTVLSGGVVSDEQQHAADLMVEKDVL from the coding sequence ATGTTGGTAAATCTAGAGAAAATCCTGTTGAGTTTGGGCGCTTTGGCGGTAATCGCTTTGGGGGTGCTGATCACCTCCAACGTGATCGCTCGTGCGCTTTTTGCCAGTCAGGTGCCCGATAGTGTGACCATGGTGCGCGAGCTCATGGTCGCCGCCATCCTGCTGCCCCTCGCCGCTGCCACCGCAGCCCGTGCGCATGTCTCCGTGGCCTTCGTGACGGACCGGTTTCCCGACCGCGCTCGTTCCGTGTTGATCGTTGCAGGCTCTGCCATCGGTATGCTGGCGCTGGCCCCGCTGATCTATTCCGGCGGGCGCGAGTTCTTTGCCGTGGTGGAGAAGGGCAGCTTTTTCTACGGCGACCTGAACCTGCCAAAATGGCCCGGACGGCTGCTGTTCCTTGTCGGGATGATCGCCACCTTCCTGCGACTGGCTGAACTAACGTGGCGCGATGGGCGCACGGTTCTGTCGGGCGGTGTCGTCTCGGACGAACAACAACATGCTGCTGACCTGATGGTCGAAAAGGACGTGCTGTAA
- a CDS encoding TRAP transporter large permease — translation MDASTIGMIAFAAVLILLALRVPIAFTLAAVATVATFFIFAFRTGTFMPERAIKATTSMVFSNSFDLIHSYDLSMIPLFVALGHIAYRADITTKIYHAAKVWLTRLPGGVAMASVMGCGGFSAITGSSIACASTMGKICTPEMLRMGYDPRLATASVAAGGTLGSLIPPSVLFIIYGIFTETSISSLFLAGVLPGLLTLAGFILVIAVWVWRDPAIAPSTDQRYTTGERWQAALESWPAILLFVLIIGGIYGGIFTATEAAAVCVVSATLIGFVQGKLNWAGLWEAVKETCVQTSAIFLIAASAKIFVAFVALTGVAGTIVGFVSDAQMSLVVLMLCIALIYLLLGMFLDPIGIMVLTLPLMIPLVESYDLNLIWFGVVVIKLLEIGLITPPVGLNVFVIANVVGREAPIDKIFAGITRFLSVDFIVLILIMSFPMISLLIPMAAR, via the coding sequence ATGGATGCCTCGACCATCGGAATGATCGCCTTTGCCGCGGTGCTGATCCTGCTTGCCCTACGCGTGCCAATCGCCTTTACGCTGGCTGCTGTGGCGACCGTCGCCACCTTCTTTATCTTCGCCTTCCGCACCGGCACCTTCATGCCCGAACGCGCGATCAAGGCGACCACCTCAATGGTGTTTTCCAACTCCTTCGACCTCATTCACTCCTACGACCTGTCGATGATCCCGCTTTTCGTGGCGCTTGGACATATCGCCTATCGTGCCGACATCACGACCAAGATTTACCATGCCGCAAAGGTCTGGCTGACCCGTCTGCCGGGCGGCGTTGCGATGGCCAGCGTCATGGGCTGCGGCGGGTTTTCCGCGATCACCGGGTCGTCCATCGCCTGCGCCTCGACCATGGGGAAAATCTGCACGCCCGAGATGCTGCGCATGGGCTATGACCCACGTCTGGCCACGGCCTCGGTCGCGGCGGGCGGTACCTTGGGCTCGCTCATCCCGCCTTCGGTTCTGTTCATCATCTACGGTATCTTCACCGAGACCTCGATCTCCTCGCTCTTCCTTGCAGGCGTGTTGCCGGGCCTTCTGACGCTGGCGGGCTTCATCCTTGTCATCGCCGTCTGGGTCTGGCGCGATCCGGCCATCGCACCGTCGACCGACCAGCGCTACACCACCGGTGAGCGTTGGCAGGCGGCCCTCGAAAGCTGGCCCGCGATCCTGCTTTTCGTGCTGATCATCGGGGGCATCTATGGCGGCATCTTCACCGCGACCGAAGCCGCTGCCGTCTGCGTCGTCTCGGCCACGCTGATCGGTTTCGTACAGGGCAAGCTCAACTGGGCGGGTCTTTGGGAGGCAGTAAAAGAAACCTGTGTGCAGACTTCTGCTATCTTCCTGATTGCTGCCAGTGCCAAGATTTTTGTAGCCTTCGTGGCGCTGACGGGCGTCGCGGGCACCATCGTTGGTTTCGTGTCGGATGCGCAGATGTCGCTTGTCGTGCTGATGCTCTGCATCGCGCTGATCTATCTGCTCTTGGGCATGTTCCTTGATCCCATCGGCATCATGGTCCTGACCCTGCCGCTGATGATCCCGCTGGTGGAAAGCTATGACCTCAACCTCATCTGGTTCGGCGTCGTGGTCATCAAACTGCTGGAAATCGGCCTGATCACGCCGCCCGTGGGCCTGAACGTCTTTGTCATCGCCAATGTGGTGGGCCGCGAAGCGCCGATCGACAAGATCTTCGCAGGCATTACCCGTTTCCTCAGCGTCGATTTCATCGTGTTGATCCTGATCATGTCCTTCCCGATGATATCGCTCCTGATCCCGATGGCGGCGCGATGA
- a CDS encoding C4-dicarboxylate TRAP transporter substrate-binding protein, translating to MTIFKHLSCAAALALAGGAVSAETVLIHGEAGPNRGARADALQWFADQVAERSDGDMRFDIQWGGALFKANAAVQSIADGVADTGSVIAVYYPQEMAGYGIADLPVNNPDAWVGMRATDELMRSSQAIQDDLADKNLVYIGTWTTSQVNIGCKGGAIKSVGDISGKKVRGVGAYGKVFGEQGANMVNMSIYDAYQGLDTGLIDCSQGYSYAVAALKQAEVMDSYTILDWGQVGGLGIFMNKDMHDSLTPEQQETLASVGSDMADEFGRMITEANEKAIASMKEQGVEVITLPEEDRTQLVDAGKKFLDEWVQTASSAGLPGEELLEEYKGLITKYTEQRDANGYPWEAKSN from the coding sequence ATGACAATTTTCAAACACCTGAGCTGCGCCGCAGCTCTGGCGCTGGCTGGCGGCGCTGTAAGTGCCGAAACCGTGTTGATTCACGGTGAAGCCGGCCCAAATCGCGGCGCCCGCGCCGATGCGTTGCAGTGGTTCGCCGATCAGGTTGCCGAACGCTCGGACGGTGACATGCGATTCGACATTCAATGGGGTGGGGCGCTGTTCAAAGCCAACGCCGCCGTGCAATCCATCGCCGATGGCGTGGCTGACACAGGCTCGGTCATCGCTGTTTACTACCCGCAGGAAATGGCAGGCTATGGCATCGCTGACCTGCCTGTAAACAACCCCGACGCTTGGGTCGGCATGCGCGCCACGGATGAGCTGATGCGCTCCAGCCAAGCGATCCAAGACGATCTGGCCGACAAGAACCTCGTCTATATCGGCACTTGGACGACATCTCAGGTGAACATCGGCTGCAAGGGCGGCGCGATTAAATCTGTGGGCGATATCTCGGGCAAGAAAGTCCGCGGCGTGGGCGCATACGGCAAGGTCTTCGGCGAGCAGGGCGCGAACATGGTCAACATGTCGATCTATGACGCATACCAGGGTCTCGACACCGGTCTGATCGACTGCTCGCAGGGCTACAGCTATGCCGTCGCGGCGCTGAAACAGGCCGAAGTGATGGACAGCTACACGATCCTCGACTGGGGTCAGGTTGGCGGCCTTGGCATCTTCATGAACAAGGACATGCATGACAGCCTGACGCCCGAGCAGCAGGAAACGCTGGCTTCCGTCGGTTCGGACATGGCGGATGAGTTTGGCCGCATGATCACAGAGGCCAACGAAAAAGCCATCGCTTCGATGAAAGAGCAGGGCGTCGAAGTCATCACCCTGCCCGAAGAAGACCGCACGCAACTCGTTGATGCCGGTAAGAAGTTCCTCGACGAATGGGTGCAAACTGCCAGCTCTGCCGGTCTGCCGGGTGAGGAACTGCTGGAAGAGTACAAAGGCCTCATCACCAAATACACCGAGCAGCGCGACGCCAATGGCTACCCTTGGGAAGCCAAAAGCAACTGA
- a CDS encoding IclR family transcriptional regulator, whose product MKDRDETTTDRKFANTLARGLGILRAFRASDSGLSHAQIAERTGLPKPTVSRLTYTLCELGYLAHGGRNDKFRLGPAAIALGSVASVAVSFVDMASDAMQQLADETRTLALIAVRDGDRMMLVRTWRPHTASTIWLEPGHRIPVYGSSSGLATLASLDENRFDGLEPDDRLRNFRREGYEQLLAQGFVLAPPETRYARSINAVSVPYYAGEFGEPVAFTCGALPGDLPDSRILSQVGPALRDVVSGIEQRTGRAPALSRRG is encoded by the coding sequence ATGAAGGACCGCGACGAAACGACAACTGACCGCAAGTTCGCCAATACGCTGGCGCGGGGTCTCGGGATTCTGCGCGCCTTCCGTGCCAGTGACAGCGGGTTGAGCCACGCGCAGATTGCCGAGCGGACGGGGCTGCCGAAACCTACCGTTTCGCGGCTAACTTATACACTGTGCGAACTGGGCTATCTGGCGCATGGCGGGCGCAACGACAAGTTTCGGCTAGGGCCTGCGGCGATTGCGCTCGGCTCGGTCGCCTCGGTCGCGGTCAGCTTTGTTGATATGGCGTCAGATGCGATGCAACAATTGGCGGATGAGACCCGCACGCTGGCGCTGATCGCCGTGCGCGATGGCGACCGGATGATGCTGGTGCGCACATGGCGTCCGCATACCGCCTCGACCATCTGGCTAGAGCCGGGGCACCGCATCCCGGTCTATGGTTCTTCCTCGGGCCTCGCCACGCTGGCCAGTCTGGACGAGAACCGTTTTGACGGGCTGGAGCCGGATGACCGGCTGCGCAATTTCCGCCGTGAGGGGTATGAGCAACTGCTGGCGCAGGGCTTTGTCCTCGCCCCGCCCGAAACCCGCTATGCCCGCAGCATCAACGCTGTGAGCGTGCCCTATTACGCAGGGGAATTCGGAGAGCCTGTGGCCTTCACCTGCGGCGCTTTGCCGGGCGACTTGCCCGACAGCCGCATTCTGTCACAAGTGGGACCAGCGCTGCGTGACGTGGTCAGCGGCATCGAACAACGCACCGGACGGGCACCGGCCCTGTCCCGGCGCGGATAG
- a CDS encoding acetyl-CoA C-acyltransferase, producing the protein MKQAVIVSAVRTGLAKSFRGSFNMTHGATMGGHVVAEAVKRSGVDPSAIEDVMIGCGYPEGATGSNIARQIALRAGLPVTASGVTVNRFCSSGLQTVAMAANAICMEGAGPMVAGGVESISLIQPDVKSVKEAWLLEHKPEVYMAMIDTADIVAKRYGISREDQDAYGLRSQQLIAAAQEAGLFDDEIVPMQTTMGVQDKETKEISTREVTVDRDECNRPGTTLEGLAGLTPVRGEGAFITAGNASQLSDGAAALVLMDSKEAEQQGLQAMGAFKGFAVAGCEPDEMGIGPVFAVPRLLERHGLTVDDIDIWELNEAFASQALYCRDKLGIDPDKCNVNGGSIAIGHPFGMTGARMTGHILREGHRRGAKLGVVTMCIGGGMGAAGLFEIY; encoded by the coding sequence ATGAAACAGGCCGTAATCGTCTCTGCCGTCCGCACCGGGCTGGCCAAATCCTTCCGCGGGTCATTCAACATGACCCATGGTGCCACCATGGGCGGCCATGTCGTTGCCGAAGCCGTGAAACGCTCGGGCGTCGATCCTTCGGCCATCGAAGACGTGATGATCGGCTGCGGCTACCCCGAAGGCGCAACTGGCTCGAACATCGCGCGCCAGATCGCTCTGCGCGCTGGCCTGCCGGTGACCGCCTCGGGCGTGACCGTGAACCGCTTCTGCTCGTCGGGTCTGCAAACCGTCGCCATGGCCGCCAATGCGATCTGCATGGAGGGCGCAGGCCCGATGGTTGCAGGCGGGGTCGAAAGCATCTCGCTGATCCAGCCGGATGTGAAATCGGTCAAGGAAGCCTGGCTTCTGGAGCATAAGCCCGAAGTCTATATGGCGATGATCGACACCGCCGACATCGTCGCCAAACGCTATGGCATCTCACGCGAGGATCAGGACGCCTACGGTCTGCGCAGCCAGCAGTTGATTGCCGCCGCGCAAGAGGCCGGTCTCTTCGACGACGAGATCGTCCCGATGCAGACCACCATGGGCGTGCAGGACAAGGAGACCAAGGAGATCTCCACCCGCGAGGTCACTGTGGACCGCGACGAATGCAACCGGCCCGGCACCACGCTCGAAGGGCTTGCAGGCCTGACGCCCGTGCGCGGCGAGGGGGCCTTCATCACAGCGGGCAACGCCAGCCAGCTTTCCGACGGTGCCGCGGCCCTCGTGCTGATGGACAGCAAAGAGGCCGAGCAGCAGGGCCTGCAAGCCATGGGCGCGTTCAAAGGCTTCGCCGTCGCGGGCTGCGAACCTGACGAAATGGGCATCGGCCCGGTCTTTGCCGTGCCACGTCTGCTGGAGCGTCATGGGCTGACTGTCGATGACATCGACATCTGGGAGCTGAACGAAGCCTTCGCCAGCCAAGCGCTTTACTGCCGCGACAAACTGGGCATCGACCCCGACAAATGCAACGTGAACGGCGGCTCCATCGCCATCGGCCACCCCTTCGGCATGACCGGGGCGCGGATGACCGGCCACATCCTGCGCGAAGGCCACCGCCGAGGCGCGAAACTGGGTGTCGTGACGATGTGCATCGGCGGCGGCATGGGGGCGGCTGGCCTCTTCGAAATCTACTAA
- a CDS encoding 3-hydroxyacyl-CoA dehydrogenase NAD-binding domain-containing protein, with amino-acid sequence MTDKIAYSRHDDIVVLRIENPPVNALSQAVRQGLADGMDRAEAEDGVRAVMIVGEGRAFIAGADITEFGKPPMEPHLPNLCNRIEASPLLVVASMHGVSLGGGLEVALSAHYRIAQPSARVGLPEVHLGLIPGAGGTQRLPRLIGVEPALDAITTGRHIKAPQALEMGIVDRVEEGDPQEVGLAYVGELLDSGAERRPICDMPAPAPINWDAAYEATLKKGRGQISPAEAVRAVQAGVEKPFEEGMKAERRIFSELMNTDQRQGMIHAFFSERAVSNLPELKGVEPRELKAIGVIGGGTMGAGIATAALLSGFSVVLIEMKDEAAKAAHDRISGNLQGALKRGKIDQAKFDHLTGDALKVSTEYDSLSDVDLVVEAVFEDMDVKKQVFGKLDAVCKPGCVLASNTSYLDVNEIAASTKRPEDVIGLHFFSPAHVMKLLEVVVADKTAKDVVATGFALGKALGKISVRAGVCDGFIGNRILATYRTAADHMVLDGASPYKIDAALEKFGFAMGPFAVADLAGLDIGWATRKRKAATRHPEERVPTYIDRLCEQGHFGQKTGQGYYIYEKGKRGGTPNPEITRLIEEEQKERGITPREFTEAEIVRRYMCAMVNEAAKVLEEGIAKRPLDVDMTLLFGYGFPRYWGGPMKWADIQGLPNVLAAIEGFAEKDPWFWKPARLLVELVKTNRNFDDLNKEAAK; translated from the coding sequence ATGACTGACAAGATTGCCTATTCCCGCCATGACGACATCGTCGTGCTGCGCATCGAAAACCCGCCCGTCAACGCGCTGAGCCAAGCCGTGCGGCAGGGGCTGGCCGACGGCATGGACCGTGCCGAGGCTGAAGACGGCGTGCGCGCCGTGATGATCGTGGGCGAAGGCCGCGCCTTCATCGCCGGGGCCGACATCACCGAATTTGGCAAGCCGCCGATGGAGCCGCATCTGCCCAACCTCTGCAACCGGATCGAAGCCTCGCCGCTTCTGGTCGTGGCCTCCATGCATGGCGTGAGCCTCGGCGGCGGTCTCGAAGTGGCCCTCTCGGCGCATTACCGCATCGCTCAGCCTTCGGCGCGTGTCGGTCTGCCGGAGGTGCACCTCGGCCTGATCCCCGGCGCGGGCGGCACCCAGCGTCTGCCGCGTCTGATCGGCGTTGAACCGGCGCTTGATGCGATCACCACAGGCCGCCATATTAAGGCACCGCAGGCGCTTGAGATGGGCATCGTCGACCGCGTGGAGGAGGGCGATCCGCAGGAAGTGGGCCTCGCCTACGTCGGCGAGTTACTCGACAGCGGCGCGGAACGTCGTCCGATCTGCGACATGCCCGCACCCGCGCCCATCAACTGGGATGCCGCATACGAGGCGACGCTGAAGAAAGGCCGCGGCCAGATTTCCCCCGCCGAGGCGGTGCGCGCCGTGCAGGCGGGTGTCGAGAAACCCTTCGAGGAGGGTATGAAGGCCGAGCGCCGCATCTTCTCCGAACTGATGAACACCGACCAGCGCCAGGGCATGATCCATGCCTTCTTCTCCGAACGCGCGGTCAGCAACCTGCCCGAGCTGAAAGGCGTCGAGCCGCGCGAGTTGAAAGCCATCGGCGTGATCGGTGGCGGCACAATGGGGGCGGGCATCGCCACGGCGGCGCTCTTGTCGGGCTTCTCGGTCGTGCTGATCGAGATGAAGGACGAAGCCGCCAAGGCCGCGCACGACCGCATTTCGGGCAACCTGCAGGGCGCGCTGAAACGCGGTAAAATCGATCAGGCGAAGTTCGATCACCTGACTGGTGACGCCCTCAAAGTCTCCACCGAATACGACAGCCTGTCGGACGTCGATCTGGTGGTCGAAGCGGTCTTCGAGGACATGGACGTCAAAAAGCAGGTCTTCGGCAAGCTCGACGCCGTCTGCAAGCCGGGCTGCGTGCTGGCCTCCAACACCTCTTATCTCGACGTGAACGAGATCGCCGCCTCAACCAAGCGCCCCGAGGACGTGATCGGGCTGCACTTCTTCTCGCCCGCGCATGTGATGAAACTGCTTGAAGTGGTTGTCGCCGACAAGACCGCGAAAGATGTGGTCGCTACGGGCTTTGCCCTCGGTAAGGCGCTTGGCAAGATCAGCGTCCGCGCGGGCGTCTGCGATGGCTTCATTGGCAACCGCATCCTCGCCACCTACCGCACCGCGGCGGACCACATGGTGCTGGACGGCGCCAGCCCCTACAAGATCGACGCGGCACTTGAGAAATTCGGCTTTGCCATGGGCCCCTTCGCCGTGGCCGATCTCGCTGGGCTCGACATCGGCTGGGCCACGCGCAAGCGCAAGGCCGCCACGCGCCACCCCGAGGAGCGTGTACCGACCTATATCGACCGGCTCTGCGAACAGGGGCACTTCGGCCAGAAGACCGGCCAAGGCTACTACATTTACGAGAAGGGCAAACGCGGCGGCACGCCGAACCCGGAAATCACCCGCCTGATCGAAGAAGAGCAGAAGGAACGCGGCATCACCCCGCGCGAGTTCACCGAGGCCGAAATCGTGCGCCGCTATATGTGCGCCATGGTCAATGAGGCCGCCAAGGTGCTGGAAGAGGGCATCGCCAAACGCCCGCTCGACGTGGATATGACGCTGCTCTTTGGCTACGGCTTCCCGCGTTATTGGGGTGGCCCGATGAAATGGGCCGACATTCAGGGCCTGCCCAACGTCCTCGCCGCGATCGAAGGCTTTGCCGAGAAAGACCCTTGGTTCTGGAAACCAGCGCGGCTGCTGGTCGAACTGGTCAAGACCAACCGCAACTTTGATGATCTGAACAAGGAAGCTGCCAAATGA